In the Sander lucioperca isolate FBNREF2018 chromosome 24, SLUC_FBN_1.2, whole genome shotgun sequence genome, TGAAAAGCGAAAGTGTGAACTTCCTGCAGGCGGATCTGAGAGCGGCTCCGTCTTTCACTCGACTTTGTCCTCGTCTGGATTAACGAGAAGGAGAAAtgtgttaataaaaataataataatggtggGGAGCAGCAGCGATGTGTCTGaacatcagctgtttctcagcgGGACGTTTTAATTGGTCTCTGGTGTGAAATCCGTCCCTGCAGCCAAACTCCGTCACTTCGTCGTCTTCTTCTTAAACTTTATCTCTTTAACACGGCTTCTGTTTCTAAATATAATTTAAGCCTTGTGTTGTcattgggtcaaatttgacccattttcaaaaagtttctatatatCAGAAACAGATTGTCAAACAATATGTCTATATTCAAACAAATTGTCTAAAAAAGTAAGGTGGACGGTTCAGTACAACACTCCTcagaagtaaaataaataatctggccactactttcattgaatttgggtgttttagtcaattgTATAGCTTTAGGAGAAAAAATTATtattgaaaaatgttgaaaaaagtgacaaaaatttcaaaaaagtgacaaatgttacTTTTTAGGCTCAGAAAAAGTCgacaaacgttgaaaaaagtgacaaaaacatcgagggaaagccacaaaagtgtcgaaaaagacgaccgaAACGTtgataaaggtttttttttaatttaaaatgttgactcagaaaaacagaaagttgcaggtcgacgggagGACACCACGAGGGTTAACTACCTTATTttgattacccaaaaataacctggatggttccatacaacgcgcttcgcaagtacaacacAAGATCGGATctgtactttcattgaattttgggtgttttattcaattatttagcatttgaaaaaagaaaagaaaattcaaAACTGTATCCTGACTGAACGTTGacccttctgtgattatccttcctttaatattagtccaaacaattaataatttctgtttgtttttaacccttgtgttgtcgtcCCGTCGACCGGGCAACttcttgtttttctgggtcaaaattttaactattttttcaacgttttggacgtcttttttgacacttttgttacttttccaccgacgtttttgtcatttttttccgaAAAAAAATTTCTGCACATTTTaacgtttttgtgtgttttttcccccgacatttttgtcacttttttcaaccttgttttatttttttaaagattattttttttgggggcttttccctttattaagtAGTGACAGATAGAcgtgagagggggagagagatgggggacgacacgcagcaaagggcagcaggttggactcgaacccgcgccgctgcaggactcagccaacacgGGGCGAACGCTCCTACTGGGCGAGCCAGAGGCCGCCCCAtcaacaaatttaaaatgctgtGAAATTGAATAATCTGGTTGagagaaacccacatttctgatatagaaactttttgaaaatgggtcaaatttgacccgaggacaccaggagggttaactcaagaattaggttTAGTTTCCTACAAATGacatttattgaccatgaattccaaaaaaaactacaactagtaataagttggtgttagtggtgtttatacacgGAAGTGAAAAGAAGTGTTAAACGTCCAAAAAAAGGCGcgaaaaacattgaaaataggGCCACAAGTgtcgacaaaaacatcaaaagaagTGTAAATGTTCAGTTTTGGCGGGAGGACGATGCACGGCCGAATGGAAgccaacaggagggttaagacttTCACACTCAGAATCCTAAGTTCTGTTAGTCGTGAAGGTGCTGCAGAGTTTGAGGTTAACAAAGTAAAATACACGTTAAATTAAATCCAGTGAATGTAGAATATCTGAATGATTATTAATGTTACCTGTGGAGCTGCAGCAGCTTCATGGACTCGTTCAGGGCAGATGTGTTTCCAGATGTAACTGACTTGGCTTCTGCTATTTGAAAACTATGAAATTCGTAATTACAACAACTCTGAAATGACTTGAACGCAGCATAAGACacagctttgagctaaatgctaaccgTGACGATGAGAGCtgaaattaatcagcaactactTTGATAACGTTAGCTTATACCGGctggtagcctgcagctaaagacaccagATAACGTTAGCTTATACCGGctggtagcctgcagctaaagacaccagATAACATTAGCTTAGCGGctggtagcctgcagctaaagacaccagataacgttagcttagcggctggtagcatgcagctaaagacaccagATAACATTAGCTTAGCGGctggtagcctgcagctaaagacaccagataacgttagcttagcggctggtagcatgcagctaaagacaccagATAACATTAGCTTAGCGGctggtagcctgcagctaaagacaccagATAACGCTAGCTTAgcagctggtagcatgcagctaaagacaccagATAACATTAGCTTAGCGGctggtagcctgcagctaaagacaccagataacgttagcttagcggctggtagcatgcagctaaagacaccagATAGCATTAGCTTagcggtagcctgcagctgTTCTTTTCCAGACACCACGGCTGCTGCTGGAGTTAGAGATgacggagaaacaacagaactagAAAATCCTCCCTTTCTACTTAGATATTCAGGATCAAACTCAAAACCTTAATCACCAGAAACCTTTTAGCCTGATACTGAATCTTAGAGCTGAATCATCTCAGTAGAGCTGACCTGAGAAAGGAAACTAACACGCTCACGTTAACgttatgcttttattgtgaagagacagaaagacaagaCAATTCGTGACAAAAGTCAGCAGCACTCACTCAACACAACTCATGATCACGACTTCCATCTTTTAAAGGGTTAGAAGTGGAAGACGTTTACAATCTAAATGAGGAATCTGTTCACACATTCTGAATTATTTTGTACAATTATAATCATTTTAACTTACAAGTAAGTGTTAATGTAGAACGAACTGGTCTTTGAGAGACTTTATTTAGACTTGTTACAGCAGCTTAAATGCAACACAACAGATAAAAATGTctaaacaaaatataataagaaatagaaaaataagaGTAAGAGTAATATTAGTAATATGTACATTATAAACATCTCTTGAATTAGTATTAGTCTTGAATATGTATAGTCATATACATCTGTAACTTATCATTTCAAACTGATACATctccaaacaaaatgaaaatattaagTCAAACCTCTATATAataagggtgtcacgattttgattttgatttgaaatcgaccgaaattaagtcacaatctcgaaCTTCGAATAAAAAAATAGAATCGTCGATGTTGCCACGCCCCCATGTTACGTCCGGTCGGCTTGACcggcttagttatcaatgccgttagcatcatggctaacacttttgttactttattttttgacaaATAGTTTCGGccgtgctttctaacatgatgtcattgtgctaaccgagcaccgttagcctttacaacagaggtgcttcactacacttgttagataattgtttgattacagagttctctgttgatttgtgtttgtcgctgtgtgcgtaGTGGTGAGAAATGAATGTATTCAATGAAAAGTCAACGGCATTTCTAcaatttcatgatcacagcttccatctttaaaggactggaagtggaagaagtttacaatgttcacgaatctgttcaatcattctgaattattttatacaaagttcattcattagttTATAACAATAACCTGAAATGTTTCTGTGAGGGTGATCCTGTACAGACTCAACTGTtcagcagtgagaaacaggaggagaatCTCCGTCCTCCAcgggacacagagacaccagAATAATTGaacccaaacccaggatagagaggctgagtgaatgtggtgttgaaggtgtggaggtggatcagtgagtcagaggagactgagtagaaggacagagagccagcaggaacgtccacatacactgctactctatcAGAGAAGAAGAGGTGGTGGTGGAATGAGTACCCGTGGAGATCAAGTTCAGggaaggaggagatggatgttcTTCTGTCATTGTGACTGACAGAGTAACGACCACCAGAGCagatcagactccaggactgatcattacatccaaacacacagtcatctctgcctcctctcctcctgattcctctgtaactcactgatatttCAACAGATCCTCTCACctcgacctcccagtaacagcgaccagtcagaccatctctacacagcagctgttcccaggagtcaaacctctctggatgatcaggatatggctgatcctccttcactaatgtcaccttcctgttgttgtcagagaGTTTGAGGTATCTGTGCACTGTGTTCGTGTCGACTGTGAGTtgacaggaatctgacggagagaaggagacacaacacagctgcagttattaaccaatcagcactttgatgatgacatcagagggttgaatgagtgatgtcacagtttgatgtatgaaatttaaaaacagacttacacttcctcagacctggtgtcaaccatctgactccagcaggctccaccctgaaaggaggaggggattacatcactctcacacagcTTTGTTCTAAATACATGTAGTGTCTGAATATTACTTattttatatctgtcaatcGATTCAAAAATTTACTTATGATTAATAGCacatttttatctgttctaaatgtataTGAAAAAGGCATATTTTTCAAGCATTTAATGCccaagtggtatttgagactggacgtactccggtggtaactcaATTCGCAAATCCACATTACATGcagataactttagtcttgtggagagaaccatcAGGAAAAGCTTTGAAACccaacttgccattcaaaagatcCTTTCCTTTCTCCATTTCTGCCCAAGGAGCTTTGTTTGTGCTAGCCACCcacaacgttactgctgcatcgcttcTTGTTTCACAAAATACGGAGCGgcccgaggcccaaatcacagtGTTAATCGTGCAGCATTAAAAATAATTTGCACTTACTGGTTATCacgttcattttgacagccctaatttatatTCATTTATAAATAACAAAACTCAAAGAGATCTGTCACCAGCTTTAACACACTTTCTCGTCTatctgactgactgtctgtgGCTGCAGCAGGCCTCTTcatacctgagagtgtccagtctccagagaGGATCCTTCAATCCCTCAGAcagtagcttcactcctgagtctcctggatgattgtagctcaggtccagctctctcagatgggaggggttggagctcagagctgagaccagagaagaacagccttcctctgacatcagacagcctgacagactgaaaacacacataacaacacacaggaaccCTCTGTCAACACGTGGAGCCATGtttttgtttgatgtttttattgttgtccaggtacattttggtccagatttaGAATCAATCTTTAAATCATCTGtggtatttaattatttaacaacAAAAGCAAATGATGAAAAATCCTCATGGAAAGTAACTCTGAGTCTCGAAATTACTACAGAAGTTTATCGTATCAGCAGACACAAAGCTACATGTTAGCTGTTTGTCAACTCAAGTTAATCAGAGTTTaaattagaggtcgaccgattcatcagttttgccgattaatcggcaccaatagttgattggtggaactatcgttatcggcaaaaatccataccgatagtttttcctggttgcgtccgttgctggagcggctgagaagcgtgcgctgtcattcattacacagtacgtgagagctgagaagggtctgctggcatcatgcgtTACAACAGCGGCCTCTAGAGGAGAAATAagaactatcactgatgcctcgtgttgtttatttttgacacgtgttactgcgcgctgcacggagagaACATGCTGCACGGAGAAGGCCGACATCAGATggcgtttaaagcatcgacagcaaaaaggtatttatacagtacatattaatttgttgaatagatgctgcattagagaaagaacagcacagcagtatgtttgtttgctttcgaggctgagataaCCCTAAAcattagcagtaggctaacttacctcatgcggttaaaacactgacaaaaataaacgctaaaaagtccgacccaaatgtcagaatcagaaccctaaag is a window encoding:
- the LOC116044407 gene encoding neoverrucotoxin subunit alpha-like, which translates into the protein MAPRVDRGFLCVVMCVFSLSGCLMSEEGCSSLVSALSSNPSHLRELDLSYNHPGDSGVKLLSEGLKDPLWRLDTLRVEPAGVRWLTPGLRKYSCQLTVDTNTVHRYLKLSDNNRKVTLVKEDQPYPDHPERFDSWEQLLCRDGLTGRCYWEVEVRGSVEISVSYRGIRRRGGRDDCVFGCNDQSWSLICSGGRYSVSHNDRRTSISSFPELDLHGYSFHHHLFFSDRVAVYVDVPAGSLSFYSVSSDSLIHLHTFNTTFTQPLYPGFGFNYSGVSVSRGGRRFSSCFSLLNS